One stretch of Caldilineales bacterium DNA includes these proteins:
- a CDS encoding O-antigen ligase family protein has protein sequence MPSRLQKLSDAIIEATWLAALIVAPLFFDVYSQRVFEPDKISLVRSLALLAVVAWVVKKLDGWRTGTGAPETASPPLWRQPLVRLVLALAAAYLLSTLLSVNPRVSFWGSYQRLQGAFSMFSYMAFFFVVLDTLRTPDQWRRLQYTVILVSIPIALYGILQRAQLDPLPWGGDTFERVASNMGNAIFVAAYLIMAVPLTLERLIVATQRMVLDKEGGIADALAAGGLFFALVLQLSAIILTQSRGPWLGLAAGGYVFILLGLTSLRQRAGDQGPLRAGEAARGIGIGLAGLALVAAGLAATQALPGIGGVLVLLLAILGALALYLVPVITRHGWRWLWLGVVTQAIIAIALLIVLNLPSTPLAGVKQMPYVGRLGQMLETEGGTGRVRVLIWQGVVEMMKPHPPLDFPQGRTDALNPVRQLIGYGPESMWVAFNRFYRPELGDLEARNASPDRSHNETFDSLVTTGLLGFIAYILLFSSIFFYALRWLGLIAGRGDRVMFIVLGAVGGSLGVLIPVLVGASHYAGVGVALGFILGVLVYVTYAAFRGAAGISSFDRRHLLIIALLSTIVAHFVEIHFGIAIVSTRTTFFVLTAVLVAVGAGLLRLTETPQPDPAAIAPASAIKTAKTNVTKGQPTGKRRPTAVAPAAARVASAPPLWRRILPFAVLVALVLFVLDWDFVSNQLGKEGVLSVFWTSWNTHLRDGVTVSGAGVLWIVLFTLIVALMLALGETTSGGSRAAEIILAAVVFSGLGLSVWLIYGFFQAERLLPLPVSWPLESKARFVANHITYFYLFLALLGSALAGVIFWLDPRPAQKWSRRNLAAGAVGAGLALVALYMIITVNLNLVRADVFFKLGQSTDARKEWRSSLTFYDLATAMMPREDYYQLFQGRALLESARAATSAAEQDSLLDRAETVLLRARDLNPLNTDHTANLARYYGTRALTTNDPAQRTQNFQQAADYYRQATTLSPNTAHLQNEWGAIYAQLGEYDKANERFQRSLELDSGFVDTYLRMAQMESQRENWEAALADYDQGAKLNPRDVRSLSGRAYALAKLGRLSEAIAANLDVLALTPTDIPTLQNVALLYQQLGQYQQALEFARQALSVAPAEQKAAIEDLVQQIQQQVQGAGGE, from the coding sequence ATGCCCTCCCGTCTGCAAAAACTCTCCGATGCCATCATCGAAGCCACCTGGTTGGCGGCGCTGATCGTCGCGCCTCTGTTCTTCGATGTCTATTCGCAGCGCGTGTTCGAGCCTGACAAGATCAGCCTGGTGCGCTCGTTGGCTTTGTTGGCCGTGGTGGCCTGGGTGGTGAAGAAACTGGATGGCTGGCGAACAGGGACAGGGGCGCCCGAAACCGCTTCGCCTCCTCTCTGGCGACAGCCGTTGGTGCGGCTGGTGCTGGCCCTGGCTGCGGCCTACCTGCTCAGCACCCTCCTATCGGTCAACCCGCGCGTCAGTTTTTGGGGATCGTACCAACGCTTGCAGGGCGCCTTCAGCATGTTCAGCTACATGGCGTTCTTCTTCGTCGTGCTCGACACCCTGCGCACGCCTGACCAATGGCGCCGGCTTCAATATACCGTCATCCTCGTCAGCATCCCCATTGCCCTCTACGGCATTCTCCAGCGGGCGCAACTGGACCCCCTGCCCTGGGGCGGCGACACTTTCGAGCGCGTGGCCAGCAACATGGGCAACGCCATCTTTGTCGCCGCCTACCTCATCATGGCTGTGCCCCTGACCTTGGAACGGCTGATCGTCGCCACCCAGCGGATGGTGTTGGACAAAGAGGGCGGAATTGCCGACGCCCTGGCCGCGGGCGGACTCTTCTTCGCCCTTGTCCTCCAGCTTAGCGCCATCATCCTCACCCAAAGCCGCGGGCCGTGGTTGGGCCTGGCCGCGGGCGGCTATGTCTTCATCCTCTTGGGCTTGACCAGCCTGCGCCAACGAGCAGGCGACCAGGGGCCGTTGCGCGCCGGCGAAGCAGCCCGAGGCATTGGCATCGGGCTGGCAGGGTTGGCGTTGGTGGCGGCCGGGTTGGCTGCCACACAGGCATTGCCGGGGATTGGCGGCGTCCTGGTCTTGTTGCTGGCCATCCTCGGCGCTTTGGCCCTCTATTTGGTCCCTGTCATCACCCGCCACGGCTGGCGGTGGCTCTGGTTGGGTGTCGTCACCCAGGCCATCATCGCCATCGCCCTGCTGATCGTCCTCAACCTGCCCTCCACCCCGCTGGCCGGCGTCAAACAAATGCCCTATGTGGGCCGGTTGGGGCAGATGCTGGAGACCGAAGGCGGCACGGGCCGGGTGCGCGTCCTCATCTGGCAGGGCGTGGTCGAGATGATGAAGCCTCACCCGCCCCTCGACTTTCCCCAGGGCCGCACCGACGCCCTCAACCCCGTTCGCCAACTCATCGGCTATGGCCCCGAATCGATGTGGGTGGCCTTCAACCGCTTCTACCGCCCGGAATTGGGCGATCTGGAAGCGCGCAACGCATCGCCCGACCGTTCGCACAACGAGACCTTCGATAGCCTGGTGACAACCGGGCTGCTTGGCTTCATCGCCTACATCCTCCTCTTTTCCAGCATCTTCTTCTATGCTTTGCGCTGGTTGGGCCTCATCGCCGGGCGCGGCGACCGGGTCATGTTCATCGTCCTGGGCGCGGTCGGCGGCTCGTTGGGCGTATTGATCCCTGTCCTGGTCGGAGCCTCGCACTATGCCGGGGTGGGCGTGGCCTTGGGCTTCATCCTGGGCGTGCTCGTCTACGTCACCTACGCCGCCTTTCGCGGCGCGGCTGGCATCTCCAGCTTCGACCGCCGCCACCTGCTGATCATCGCCCTACTCTCCACCATCGTCGCCCACTTCGTCGAAATCCACTTTGGCATCGCCATCGTCTCCACCCGCACCACCTTCTTTGTCCTCACAGCCGTCCTCGTCGCTGTGGGCGCCGGGCTGCTGCGCCTGACTGAGACCCCTCAACCCGACCCGGCGGCCATCGCCCCGGCCTCTGCCATCAAGACGGCGAAGACAAACGTGACCAAAGGCCAGCCAACAGGCAAACGCCGCCCCACCGCCGTCGCCCCTGCCGCTGCCCGCGTCGCCTCTGCACCCCCGCTCTGGCGCCGCATCCTGCCCTTTGCCGTACTCGTCGCCCTGGTGCTCTTCGTCCTCGATTGGGACTTCGTCTCCAACCAATTGGGCAAAGAGGGCGTTCTATCGGTCTTCTGGACATCATGGAACACCCACCTGCGCGACGGCGTGACGGTATCTGGGGCCGGCGTGCTGTGGATCGTCCTCTTCACCCTCATCGTCGCCCTCATGCTGGCCCTGGGCGAAACAACCAGCGGCGGCAGCCGGGCAGCCGAGATCATCCTGGCTGCGGTCGTGTTTTCCGGCCTGGGATTGAGCGTCTGGCTGATCTACGGCTTCTTCCAGGCCGAGCGCCTGCTCCCCTTGCCGGTCTCCTGGCCGCTAGAAAGCAAAGCCCGCTTTGTGGCCAACCACATCACCTATTTCTATCTCTTCCTGGCCCTTTTGGGGTCGGCGCTGGCTGGCGTCATCTTCTGGCTCGATCCTCGCCCCGCGCAAAAATGGAGCCGCCGCAACCTGGCGGCGGGGGCAGTGGGGGCTGGGTTGGCGCTCGTGGCGCTGTACATGATCATCACCGTCAACCTCAATTTGGTGCGGGCGGATGTCTTCTTCAAACTTGGCCAGAGCACCGACGCCCGCAAAGAGTGGCGTTCATCCTTGACATTCTACGATCTTGCCACGGCCATGATGCCGCGTGAAGACTACTACCAGCTCTTCCAGGGCCGCGCCCTGTTGGAAAGCGCCCGCGCCGCCACCTCAGCGGCCGAGCAGGATAGCTTGCTCGACCGGGCCGAGACCGTGCTGCTGCGAGCGCGCGACCTCAACCCCCTGAACACCGACCACACCGCCAACCTGGCCCGCTATTACGGCACGCGCGCCCTGACCACCAACGACCCCGCCCAACGCACGCAGAACTTCCAGCAGGCGGCGGATTATTACCGTCAGGCCACGACCCTCAGCCCCAACACCGCTCATCTGCAAAACGAGTGGGGCGCCATCTACGCCCAACTCGGCGAGTACGACAAAGCGAACGAGCGTTTCCAGCGTTCGTTGGAGCTGGATAGCGGTTTCGTCGACACCTATCTGCGCATGGCGCAAATGGAATCGCAGCGCGAAAACTGGGAGGCCGCGCTGGCCGATTATGACCAGGGCGCAAAGCTGAACCCGCGCGATGTGCGCTCTCTCAGCGGTCGCGCCTACGCCCTGGCCAAGCTGGGCCGCCTGAGCGAGGCCATTGCCGCCAATCTCGATGTTCTGGCCCTGACCCCCACCGATATACCCACCCTACAAAATGTGGCGCTGCTCTATCAACAGCTTGGGCAGTATCAGCAGGCATTGGAGTTCGCACGGCAGGCCCTGTCAGTCGCCCCTGCCGAGCAAAAAGCAGCCATCGAGGATCTCGTCCAACAGATCCAGCAGCAGGTCCAGGGCGCTGGCGGAGAATAG
- a CDS encoding glycosyltransferase, producing MRILHIYKDYHPVLGGIENHLRWLARGQAARGHDVTALVTNPAGLKTTVRVEEGVRIIRAARIATVASTPLSLALPWHCWRQQPDIVHLQFPYPVGEISNLLFGRGRATVISYQSDVVRQAGVLRLYNPLLKVVLRRADRILASSPPYVQSSDYLRPLADRCTVLPIGVEVERFARPRSAEVAALRARHPGPLLLFVGRLRYYKGLNYLVEAMRQVQATLLVAGTGPEAANLRAQVDQAGLVGRVVFLGDVGDGELPAYYQAADLFVLPSSQRSEAYGIALLEAMAAGTAAISTELGTGTSWLNQHGVTGLVAPARDSAALAAAINELLADDARRRQMAAAAQARARAEFDLDQQIDRVLDIYRQLLHQPPAPLET from the coding sequence ATGCGCATCCTCCACATCTACAAAGACTACCATCCCGTCCTGGGCGGGATCGAGAACCATCTGCGCTGGTTGGCGCGGGGCCAGGCCGCCCGCGGCCACGATGTCACCGCCCTGGTGACGAACCCGGCTGGGCTAAAGACGACGGTGCGGGTCGAGGAGGGCGTGCGGATCATCCGGGCGGCGCGGATCGCCACCGTCGCCTCCACACCGCTCAGCCTGGCCCTGCCCTGGCACTGCTGGCGCCAGCAGCCCGACATCGTCCACCTGCAATTCCCCTACCCGGTGGGCGAGATCAGCAACCTGCTGTTTGGCCGCGGCCGCGCCACCGTCATTTCCTATCAAAGCGATGTTGTGCGGCAGGCGGGCGTGCTGCGGCTGTACAATCCCCTCCTGAAGGTGGTTCTGCGGCGGGCGGATCGCATCCTGGCTTCCAGCCCGCCCTATGTCCAAAGCTCGGACTATCTGCGCCCCCTGGCCGACCGCTGCACCGTCCTCCCCATCGGCGTCGAAGTCGAACGCTTCGCCCGGCCCCGATCGGCTGAAGTTGCCGCCCTGCGCGCCCGCCACCCCGGCCCCTTGCTCCTCTTCGTCGGCCGCCTGCGCTACTACAAGGGCCTGAACTATCTGGTCGAGGCCATGCGGCAGGTGCAGGCCACCCTGCTGGTGGCAGGAACCGGGCCGGAAGCAGCCAACCTGCGGGCGCAGGTCGATCAGGCCGGGTTGGTGGGCCGCGTCGTCTTCCTGGGCGATGTGGGCGATGGCGAACTCCCGGCCTATTATCAGGCCGCCGATCTCTTTGTACTGCCCTCCAGCCAGCGCAGCGAGGCCTACGGCATCGCTCTTTTGGAAGCGATGGCGGCGGGGACGGCTGCGATCTCGACCGAACTGGGCACGGGCACTTCCTGGCTCAACCAACACGGCGTCACCGGGCTGGTCGCGCCCGCCCGCGACAGCGCTGCCCTGGCAGCCGCCATCAACGAACTCCTGGCCGACGACGCCCGCCGCCGCCAGATGGCCGCCGCCGCCCAAGCCCGCGCCCGCGCCGAATTCGACCTCGATCAACAGATCGACCGCGTCCTCGACATCTATCGCCAGCTTCTCCACCAGCCGCCAGCCCCATTGGAAACGTAA
- a CDS encoding serine hydroxymethyltransferase, which yields MSHLAPWDQSPDPRAALRLADPAVFDAIEGERRRQQDHIELIASENYVSQPVLAAIGSAFTNKYAEGLPGARYYGGCEFVDIVEQLAIDRAKQLFGADHANVQPHAGAPANMAAFYALLNPGDRVLGMKLDHGGHLTHGAKFNFSGRTYEFHGYGVQPDTETLDYDVIRQMALEVQPRLILCGASAYPRLIDCAPLRAIADEVGAYLMMDMAHVAGLVAADLHPDPVPYCDIVTTTTHKTLRGARGGLVLCKADHARKVDKAVFPGLQGGPLVHQIAGKAVALGEALAPAFKSYAQAVLDNMQVLASELMAEGLRLVSGGTDNHLALVDVTPFGIGGATAETALGQAGITVNKNLIPYDARKPGDPSGIRIGAPAMTTRGLGAAEFQQIARWMAAILRHPDAGDLQKRIASDVSDMLAAFPVPA from the coding sequence ATGTCTCATTTGGCTCCCTGGGACCAGTCTCCCGACCCCCGCGCCGCCTTGCGCCTGGCCGACCCGGCCGTGTTCGATGCCATCGAAGGCGAACGCCGGCGCCAGCAAGACCACATCGAGTTGATCGCCTCGGAGAACTATGTCAGCCAACCGGTTCTTGCGGCCATTGGCTCGGCATTTACAAATAAATATGCCGAGGGCCTGCCCGGCGCCCGCTATTATGGCGGTTGCGAATTCGTCGACATCGTCGAGCAGCTTGCCATCGACCGCGCCAAACAACTCTTCGGCGCCGACCACGCCAATGTCCAGCCCCATGCCGGCGCCCCTGCCAATATGGCGGCTTTCTATGCCCTGCTGAACCCCGGCGACCGCGTGCTGGGCATGAAGCTCGACCACGGCGGCCACCTCACCCACGGCGCCAAATTCAACTTCAGCGGGCGCACCTACGAATTCCACGGCTACGGCGTTCAGCCCGACACCGAGACCTTGGACTATGACGTCATCCGGCAGATGGCGCTCGAGGTTCAGCCCCGGCTCATCCTCTGTGGGGCCAGCGCCTATCCCCGGCTGATCGATTGCGCACCCCTGCGCGCCATAGCCGACGAAGTGGGCGCCTATCTGATGATGGACATGGCCCATGTGGCGGGCCTGGTCGCGGCCGACCTCCACCCCGACCCGGTGCCCTATTGCGATATCGTCACCACCACCACCCACAAAACACTGCGCGGCGCACGCGGCGGCCTGGTGTTGTGCAAGGCCGACCATGCCCGGAAAGTAGATAAGGCCGTCTTCCCTGGTCTTCAGGGCGGCCCCCTCGTCCATCAGATCGCCGGCAAGGCCGTAGCCCTGGGTGAGGCCCTGGCGCCGGCCTTTAAGTCCTATGCCCAGGCAGTGCTGGACAACATGCAGGTGCTGGCATCTGAACTGATGGCCGAAGGCTTGCGGCTGGTATCGGGCGGAACCGACAACCACCTGGCCCTGGTCGATGTCACACCCTTTGGCATTGGCGGCGCCACCGCCGAGACCGCCCTGGGGCAGGCCGGCATCACCGTCAACAAAAACCTGATCCCCTACGACGCGCGCAAACCCGGCGACCCCAGCGGCATCCGCATCGGCGCGCCGGCCATGACCACCCGCGGCCTGGGCGCAGCCGAGTTCCAGCAGATCGCCCGCTGGATGGCGGCCATTCTCCGCCATCCTGACGCTGGCGACCTGCAAAAGCGCATCGCCAGCGATGTCAGCGACATGCTGGCCGCCTTTCCCGTCCCCGCCTGA
- a CDS encoding undecaprenyl/decaprenyl-phosphate alpha-N-acetylglucosaminyl 1-phosphate transferase codes for MLEQIMLIFGAALTVALGFTPVARRLAFRTNMVDRPGGRKFHANPTPLLGGVAIFAAVIVALIAFGDRFYVGEVAAIIIGATLISTLGFWDDRVSLPPWAKLLGQMIPVAVLVIAGVRISVFPSPVLNIIATFAWVLFITNAVNFLDNMDGLAAGVAAVASGFFVLLAALSGQYLVGVLAAALLGACLGFLVYNFNPASIFMGDTGSLFIGFLLAAVGIKLRFPANVTAVTWMIPPLVLGVPILDTSLVIISRLRRRLNPLTTAGKDHLSHRLVYLGLTRREAVMAIYLIGGIFGMIAIFVTQASILEGAMVAAVVLFGCLLVIWRMERVPLNR; via the coding sequence ATGTTGGAACAGATCATGCTCATCTTTGGCGCCGCCCTCACCGTGGCGCTGGGGTTCACACCTGTGGCCCGGCGGCTTGCCTTCCGCACCAACATGGTCGATCGGCCCGGCGGCCGCAAATTCCACGCCAACCCGACGCCGCTTCTGGGTGGCGTGGCCATTTTTGCTGCCGTCATCGTCGCCCTCATCGCCTTTGGCGACCGCTTCTACGTCGGCGAAGTCGCGGCCATCATCATCGGCGCCACCCTCATCTCCACGCTTGGCTTTTGGGATGACCGAGTCAGCCTGCCGCCGTGGGCCAAGCTGTTGGGCCAGATGATCCCGGTGGCTGTGCTCGTCATTGCCGGGGTGCGCATCTCGGTCTTCCCCTCCCCTGTTCTCAACATCATCGCCACCTTCGCCTGGGTGCTGTTCATCACCAACGCCGTCAACTTTCTCGACAACATGGATGGATTGGCGGCCGGCGTTGCTGCCGTCGCCAGTGGCTTTTTCGTTCTCTTGGCGGCCTTATCGGGCCAATATCTGGTGGGCGTCCTGGCGGCGGCGCTGCTGGGGGCATGTCTGGGCTTCCTGGTCTATAATTTCAACCCAGCCAGCATCTTCATGGGCGACACCGGCAGCCTTTTTATCGGGTTCCTATTGGCAGCTGTCGGCATCAAGCTGCGCTTCCCTGCCAATGTCACCGCCGTCACCTGGATGATCCCACCGCTTGTCTTGGGCGTACCCATCCTCGACACATCCCTCGTCATCATCTCGCGCCTTCGCCGCCGGCTCAATCCCCTTACCACCGCGGGTAAGGATCATCTCTCGCACCGCCTCGTTTACCTGGGCCTCACCCGTCGCGAGGCGGTGATGGCCATCTACCTCATCGGTGGCATCTTCGGCATGATCGCCATCTTCGTCACCCAGGCCAGCATCCTCGAAGGCGCTATGGTCGCCGCCGTCGTTCTGTTTGGCTGCCTGCTCGTCATCTGGCGCATGGAGCGCGTCCCGCTCAATCGTTGA
- the dnaK gene encoding molecular chaperone DnaK — protein sequence MSKIVGIDLGTTNSVIAVMEGGDATVIANAEGGRTTPSVVAFNKNGERLVGATAKRQAVVNADNTFYSIKRLMGRRSDDAETQRTKQMVSYKIIAGTHNDARVEAPVMGKNYTPQEISAMILGKLKKDAEAYLGETITQAVITVPAYFNDSQRQATKDAGKIAGLDVLRIINEPTAAALAYGLDKKHDETILVFDLGGGTFDVSVLDVGDGVIEVRSTAGDTHLGGDDWDERIVQWLIAEFKKDQGIDLGNDRQALQRLRESAEKAKIELSSVKETEINLPFITADSSGPRHLQFKLSRSKFEQLTEDLVQRCRKPFEQALRDAGLKTGDLHEVILVGGATRMPMIQDLVRELTGKEPNKSVNPDEVVAVGAAIQAGVLGGEVKDVLLLDVTPLSLGVETLGGVMTVMIPRNTTIPTRKSEVYSTAEDGQTAVDIAILQGERPMARDNKLLGNFRLDGIPPAPRGIPQVEVTFDIDANGILHVTARDKATGKEQSIKITASTNLDDKEVQRMVKEAKDHEREDEARRNLVDATNSADGAIYAVEKALKELGDKAPAADRGKLEALIVELQEAMKGEDVNRIRNLTEQLQQASYALGQQLYQSQQPGPNDGSAPGPQPTSGDDEVVEGDYRQL from the coding sequence ATGTCTAAAATCGTAGGTATCGACCTGGGTACAACCAACAGCGTTATTGCCGTCATGGAAGGCGGCGACGCCACCGTCATCGCCAATGCCGAGGGGGGGCGCACCACGCCTTCAGTGGTCGCCTTCAACAAAAATGGCGAGCGGCTGGTGGGCGCCACGGCCAAACGGCAAGCCGTGGTGAATGCCGACAATACTTTCTATTCGATTAAGCGCCTGATGGGCCGTCGCAGCGACGATGCCGAAACCCAACGCACCAAGCAGATGGTGTCCTATAAGATCATCGCCGGCACACACAACGATGCCCGTGTGGAAGCGCCGGTGATGGGCAAGAACTACACGCCCCAAGAGATCAGCGCCATGATCTTGGGCAAGCTGAAGAAGGATGCTGAGGCCTATCTGGGCGAGACCATCACCCAAGCGGTTATCACCGTCCCGGCCTATTTCAACGATAGCCAGCGCCAGGCCACCAAGGATGCCGGCAAGATCGCCGGTTTGGATGTCTTGCGCATCATCAACGAGCCGACTGCGGCTGCCCTGGCCTATGGCCTGGACAAGAAGCACGATGAGACTATCCTCGTCTTCGACCTGGGCGGCGGCACTTTCGATGTTTCGGTGCTCGATGTCGGCGACGGCGTGATCGAAGTGCGTTCGACCGCCGGAGACACTCATCTTGGCGGCGACGACTGGGATGAGCGCATCGTGCAGTGGCTGATCGCCGAGTTCAAAAAGGATCAAGGCATCGACCTGGGCAACGACCGCCAGGCTTTGCAGCGGCTGCGCGAGTCGGCCGAGAAAGCCAAGATCGAGCTTTCGAGCGTGAAGGAGACGGAGATCAACTTGCCGTTCATCACCGCCGACAGCTCTGGCCCCCGCCACCTGCAATTCAAGCTCTCGCGCAGCAAGTTCGAGCAACTGACCGAAGACCTGGTGCAGCGCTGCCGCAAACCGTTCGAGCAGGCCCTGCGCGATGCCGGGCTGAAGACCGGCGACCTGCACGAGGTCATCCTGGTGGGCGGCGCCACCCGTATGCCCATGATCCAAGACCTGGTGCGCGAGCTGACCGGCAAAGAGCCGAACAAGAGCGTCAATCCTGACGAGGTGGTGGCCGTTGGGGCAGCCATCCAGGCAGGCGTGTTGGGCGGCGAGGTGAAGGACGTCCTCCTGCTGGATGTGACCCCGCTCAGCCTGGGCGTCGAGACGCTGGGCGGAGTGATGACGGTCATGATCCCTCGCAACACCACCATCCCCACCCGCAAATCCGAAGTCTATAGCACGGCCGAGGATGGCCAGACCGCGGTCGACATCGCCATCCTGCAAGGCGAGCGCCCGATGGCCCGCGATAACAAGCTGCTGGGCAACTTCCGGTTGGACGGCATCCCCCCGGCCCCTCGCGGCATCCCGCAGGTCGAAGTCACGTTCGACATCGATGCCAACGGCATCCTGCATGTAACCGCCCGCGACAAGGCCACTGGCAAAGAGCAGAGCATCAAGATCACCGCTTCGACCAACCTGGACGACAAAGAAGTTCAGCGCATGGTGAAAGAGGCCAAAGATCATGAGCGCGAGGACGAAGCCCGGCGCAACCTGGTGGATGCCACGAACAGCGCCGATGGCGCCATCTACGCCGTCGAGAAAGCTCTGAAGGAATTGGGCGACAAGGCCCCCGCCGCCGACCGTGGTAAATTGGAGGCGCTCATCGTTGAGTTGCAAGAGGCGATGAAGGGCGAGGATGTCAACCGCATCCGAAACTTGACCGAGCAGCTCCAGCAAGCCAGCTACGCCCTGGGTCAGCAGCTCTACCAATCGCAGCAGCCCGGCCCCAACGATGGTTCGGCCCCCGGCCCGCAGCCCACCAGCGGTGATGATGAGGTTGTCGAAGGCGATTATCGCCAACTATGA